A genomic stretch from Sulfurimonas sediminis includes:
- a CDS encoding GatB/YqeY domain-containing protein, translating into MSLKETINQDVKNAMKAKDTKKRDALRLLTSAFKQIEVDERKELSDEDVIKIIQTQVKRRNDAASQYKEAGREDLMQIELDEIAYYEVYLPKQLSDEELQNEVKTIIEKTGASSMKDMGKVMGMASKELAGRADGKRISDAVKKALS; encoded by the coding sequence ATGTCATTAAAAGAAACAATAAACCAAGACGTCAAAAATGCAATGAAAGCAAAAGATACAAAAAAAAGAGATGCGCTTCGTCTGCTGACAAGTGCTTTTAAACAGATAGAAGTCGATGAGCGAAAAGAGCTTAGTGATGAAGATGTCATAAAAATTATTCAGACACAGGTAAAACGCAGAAATGATGCTGCAAGCCAATACAAAGAAGCAGGTCGGGAAGATTTAATGCAGATAGAACTTGATGAAATAGCCTACTATGAAGTCTATCTGCCAAAACAGCTCAGTGATGAAGAACTGCAAAATGAAGTAAAAACCATCATAGAAAAGACAGGTGCTTCGAGCATGAAAGATATGGGAAAAGTTATGGGTATGGCGAGTAAAGAACTAGCCGGTCGTGCTGATGGTAAACGCATCAGTGATGCAGTCAAAAAAGCCTTGTCTTAA
- a CDS encoding MutS-related protein: MQSSEVDKILNNKEKLLTQVYFDLQRFFEQKYGKDTVVFMEIGTFFEVYEVNNDEEQIGKAKEIAELLNIQLTKKNKKIIENSEKNPLLAGVPAVSFERYLNRLIQEQKYTVIVVKQKGNPPKISRYISQIVSPGTNFEHIVDNDDNYIVSILIDKFRDIYTVGYAAIDVTTGKTWLYETHGTSEDPSYALDEIFNLLNVYRTSEIVVTFLDGIDDQRHVMQYLEIPEHYHYSVNNKRAKIEYQNELFKEVYQIQSLLSPIEHLDLERSPMITEALAILIDFVIEHDYHIVQKMAMPRIIDNRRFMYLGNNALEQMGIISKDRKEFTLLKMLDKSATAIGKRLLKERLLNPIMEENELERRYNLIERVSSHVRYLDEMMRGVYDIQRLARRLSLGRLHPFEMNHMYDSMVSVKELMLYVKKHKIQKTPFHESEVEEFLRDITKTIDLDISRRFTNATVDENFLMSGVDEAIDTLVKENAVMMVAFEDIIHKIEALLSSVNANSSTKLVSLGLLEKEGYYISLSKNRFSLIESEFKKREEFADFNVKKLTNNVKITSAFTDKLSDNIMKNRRKIVVLVKERYIQLQALFERRYSLLFDRVISYVADLDVGVSSSKVAQEYKHSRPMIVDTKEDENFMQIMQLRHPLIEVQERGGLYVPNDIVMGERDYMDLPHPKTVMLDVAVHDGHDINGVLLYGINSSGKSSLMKSIGIAVLMAQSGFFVSAAVMKFSIFDSLFTRIVSRDNLAKGLSTFAVEMLELKNIFNRSTVKSLVLGDEISHGTETLSGVAIVAAAIQKLSHTRCLFLFATHLHQLSTMDEITSLDNVVDLHLSVEYDEENDKLIFNRVLQAGSGSSIYGLEFAKSLHMDNEFLENANAIRKRLANDYDELELLVKKKKSKYNKELYVTKCVICGAVAEDVHHISQKSLADGAGFIGHFHKDNKHNLVPLCKDHHQQIHDGKLHVNGFIMTSKGLELQFEEQMRKAEVKKVQEPEINKNTEVKKKEEDEPKGFVLDDW, translated from the coding sequence ATGCAATCATCAGAAGTTGATAAAATATTAAACAATAAAGAGAAACTTTTAACGCAGGTATATTTTGATTTGCAACGGTTTTTTGAACAAAAATATGGTAAAGATACTGTTGTTTTTATGGAAATCGGCACTTTTTTTGAAGTGTATGAAGTCAATAATGATGAAGAACAGATTGGAAAAGCAAAAGAGATTGCCGAGCTTCTAAACATACAACTTACAAAAAAAAATAAAAAAATAATAGAAAATTCTGAAAAAAATCCTCTGCTTGCGGGTGTGCCTGCGGTCTCTTTTGAACGCTATTTAAACCGTTTGATTCAAGAACAAAAGTATACGGTTATAGTCGTTAAACAAAAAGGCAATCCTCCTAAAATCAGCCGGTATATCTCCCAGATAGTTTCCCCTGGTACCAACTTTGAACACATTGTTGATAATGACGATAACTACATTGTTTCTATTTTGATTGACAAATTTCGTGATATTTATACGGTTGGTTACGCTGCCATAGATGTAACCACGGGAAAAACCTGGTTGTATGAGACACATGGAACGAGTGAAGACCCGTCGTATGCACTTGATGAAATTTTTAACCTTTTGAATGTTTATCGAACCAGTGAAATAGTTGTGACTTTTTTAGATGGAATTGATGATCAGCGTCATGTGATGCAGTATTTGGAAATTCCTGAACATTATCATTATTCTGTAAACAACAAACGGGCAAAAATAGAGTATCAAAACGAGCTTTTTAAAGAGGTGTATCAGATTCAATCTTTGCTTTCACCCATAGAGCATTTGGATTTGGAACGCTCGCCAATGATTACGGAAGCTTTGGCGATTCTTATTGATTTTGTGATAGAACATGATTATCACATCGTACAAAAGATGGCGATGCCGCGGATTATAGACAATCGTCGTTTTATGTATCTGGGTAACAATGCACTGGAGCAGATGGGCATTATTTCAAAAGACAGAAAAGAGTTCACACTTTTAAAAATGCTTGACAAAAGTGCGACGGCTATCGGAAAAAGACTCTTAAAAGAGAGATTGCTCAACCCTATAATGGAAGAGAATGAACTCGAACGTCGGTACAATTTGATAGAACGGGTCTCTTCCCATGTAAGATATTTGGATGAGATGATGCGGGGAGTATATGATATACAGAGGCTTGCACGCCGTTTAAGCCTCGGCAGACTGCATCCGTTTGAGATGAATCACATGTATGACTCTATGGTAAGTGTCAAAGAGTTGATGCTCTATGTCAAAAAACATAAAATCCAAAAAACACCTTTTCATGAAAGCGAAGTGGAAGAGTTTCTTCGTGATATAACAAAAACGATAGATTTGGACATATCACGGCGTTTTACCAATGCAACGGTAGATGAAAACTTTTTGATGAGCGGTGTCGATGAAGCCATAGATACGCTGGTAAAAGAAAATGCCGTTATGATGGTTGCTTTTGAAGATATAATACACAAAATTGAGGCACTGCTGAGCAGCGTCAATGCCAACAGTTCGACAAAACTTGTAAGCCTGGGACTTTTAGAAAAAGAGGGCTACTACATCTCTTTGAGCAAAAACAGGTTTTCTCTCATTGAGAGTGAATTTAAAAAACGCGAAGAGTTTGCAGATTTCAATGTAAAAAAACTGACTAACAATGTCAAAATCACTTCGGCTTTTACCGATAAACTCTCTGACAATATTATGAAAAACCGCCGTAAAATTGTTGTGCTGGTAAAAGAGCGTTATATACAGCTCCAGGCACTGTTTGAGCGACGCTATTCTCTTCTTTTTGACAGAGTTATCAGCTATGTGGCAGATTTGGATGTAGGTGTAAGTTCTTCAAAAGTGGCACAGGAGTACAAACATTCAAGACCGATGATAGTCGATACTAAAGAGGATGAAAACTTTATGCAAATTATGCAGCTGCGTCACCCTCTGATAGAAGTACAGGAACGGGGCGGGCTGTATGTTCCCAATGATATTGTGATGGGAGAACGTGACTATATGGATCTGCCGCATCCAAAAACGGTGATGCTTGATGTGGCTGTGCATGACGGACATGACATCAACGGAGTCCTTTTATACGGTATAAATTCAAGCGGAAAATCTTCTTTGATGAAGAGTATAGGTATTGCGGTATTGATGGCGCAGTCAGGTTTTTTTGTGAGTGCTGCGGTGATGAAATTCAGCATTTTTGACTCTCTTTTTACACGTATCGTATCACGTGACAATTTGGCAAAAGGGCTCTCTACTTTTGCAGTGGAGATGCTCGAACTCAAAAATATTTTCAACCGTTCAACCGTAAAGTCACTTGTTCTGGGTGATGAGATAAGCCATGGTACAGAAACGCTCTCAGGCGTTGCCATTGTCGCCGCAGCCATACAAAAGCTCTCACATACCCGATGTCTGTTTTTGTTTGCAACGCACCTGCATCAACTCTCAACGATGGATGAAATTACCTCGCTTGACAATGTTGTAGACTTGCACCTGAGTGTGGAGTATGATGAAGAAAATGACAAGCTGATATTTAACCGTGTGCTTCAAGCTGGAAGTGGCAGCAGTATCTATGGACTGGAGTTTGCAAAATCACTCCATATGGACAATGAATTTTTGGAAAATGCCAATGCCATCAGAAAACGTCTTGCCAATGATTATGATGAGCTTGAACTGCTTGTGAAGAAGAAAAAATCCAAGTATAACAAAGAGCTTTATGTGACCAAATGTGTTATCTGTGGTGCGGTGGCAGAAGATGTGCATCATATCTCGCAAAAGTCATTGGCTGACGGTGCCGGATTTATAGGGCATTTTCACAAAGACAACAAGCATAATCTCGTGCCTTTGTGTAAAGATCATCACCAACAGATTCACGACGGCAAGTTACATGTAAACGGTTTTATCATGACGAGTAAAGGGCTTGAATTGCAGTTTGAAGAGCAGATGCGTAAAGCTGAAGTCAAAAAAGTGCAAGAACCTGAAATAAATAAAAATACAGAAGTGAAAAAGAAAGAAGAAGACGAACCAAAAGGCTTCGTCCTGGATGATTGGTAA
- the pyrF gene encoding orotidine-5'-phosphate decarboxylase: MELCVALDLPTKEENLALIEKIKEYDVWLKVGLRTYIRDGEAFLQAIKEINPDFKIFLDLKLYDIPNTMADAAESIMGLGVDMFNVHASAGKRAMSTVMQRLEKYKERPIVLAVTALTSFSEDEFFAVYEADIATKANQFAKDAMESGLDGVVCSAYESKAIKELTCKEFMTLTPGIRPFGEDAGDQKRVADVVYAKEALVDFIVVGRPIYQAKEPAAVVEKILAQI; this comes from the coding sequence ATGGAATTATGTGTTGCCCTCGATTTACCTACAAAAGAAGAAAATCTCGCTTTAATTGAAAAAATAAAAGAGTATGATGTCTGGCTCAAAGTCGGACTGCGTACCTATATTCGTGACGGTGAAGCATTTTTGCAGGCTATTAAAGAAATCAACCCCGATTTTAAAATATTTCTAGACTTGAAACTTTATGATATTCCAAATACCATGGCAGATGCTGCTGAGTCTATTATGGGACTGGGTGTTGATATGTTTAATGTTCATGCAAGTGCAGGAAAGCGTGCCATGAGTACTGTGATGCAAAGACTTGAAAAATATAAAGAACGCCCCATAGTTTTGGCGGTAACGGCTTTGACATCATTTAGTGAAGATGAATTTTTTGCTGTATATGAAGCGGACATAGCAACAAAAGCAAATCAGTTTGCAAAAGATGCCATGGAGAGTGGGCTTGATGGCGTTGTCTGTTCGGCGTATGAGAGTAAGGCTATCAAAGAGCTTACATGTAAAGAGTTTATGACCCTTACTCCGGGAATTCGTCCTTTTGGTGAAGATGCGGGAGATCAAAAAAGAGTTGCCGATGTTGTCTATGCCAAAGAAGCACTTGTTGATTTTATAGTAGTTGGTCGTCCGATTTATCAGGCAAAAGAGCCTGCTGCCGTCGTAGAAAAAATATTGGCACAGATTTAA
- the acs gene encoding acetate--CoA ligase, which translates to MSKIEKKPIFKPNKEFAKTARIKNMCEYHELQDEAIEDYEGFWGRFAKEKLSWKEPFTKVMDESNYPFVKWFEGGKLNVSEQCIDRHLDKRKNKAAIIFEGDRGDKQIITYLELYYNVNRFANLLKNEFGVKKGDRVVIYMPMIPEAAYAMLACARIGAIHSIVFGGFSAEALKDRIEDADAKVVITADGAYRKDKPYMLKPVVDAALAEGGPVEKVLVVERNNEDIRWVEGRDYSYNELIKMQEVTCKAEIMDSEDPLFLLYTSGSTGKPKGVQHNSAGYILWAQMTMEWVFDVKENDTFWCTADIGWITGHTYIVYGPLAMGATTVMFEGVPTYPDAGRPWKMVEEYKINQFYTAPTAIRVLHKMGEHEPAKYDLSSLKVLGTVGEPIDPPAWKWYYEEVGGSKCAIVDTYWQTETGGHIVSPLPGATPIKPGCATFPLPGIMGEILDPATGERVEVGETGYMCITKPWPSMIRGVWGDEERFVKSYFGDVQKDGKPVYFTGDGAVYDEDGYITITGRTDDVINVSGHRMGTAEIEAAIKKHSNVAEVAVVGKPHELKGEGIFAYIVLKDDKGVADEVEEAKIINNIIKKEIGNIAICDDMVFAPGLPKTRSGKIMRRILRAIAKGEPITQDISTLEDPGIVEKIETMVKSK; encoded by the coding sequence ATGTCAAAAATAGAAAAAAAACCGATTTTTAAACCAAATAAAGAGTTTGCAAAAACTGCAAGAATCAAAAATATGTGTGAATATCATGAGTTGCAAGATGAAGCAATTGAAGATTATGAAGGATTTTGGGGTAGATTTGCCAAAGAAAAACTGAGCTGGAAAGAGCCGTTTACAAAAGTGATGGATGAATCGAATTACCCTTTTGTCAAATGGTTTGAAGGTGGAAAGTTAAATGTTTCAGAACAATGTATAGACCGTCATTTAGACAAACGCAAGAATAAAGCTGCGATTATTTTTGAAGGTGACCGTGGAGACAAGCAAATCATTACCTATTTGGAACTTTATTACAATGTAAACCGTTTTGCCAATTTATTAAAAAATGAATTTGGTGTCAAAAAAGGGGATAGAGTTGTCATCTATATGCCGATGATTCCCGAAGCTGCCTATGCGATGCTTGCCTGTGCCAGAATCGGTGCCATTCACTCTATAGTATTTGGTGGGTTTTCTGCAGAAGCACTCAAAGACAGAATTGAAGATGCGGATGCAAAAGTTGTGATCACTGCTGATGGCGCTTACAGAAAAGATAAGCCATATATGTTAAAACCGGTAGTAGATGCTGCACTTGCTGAGGGTGGGCCGGTAGAAAAAGTACTCGTTGTTGAGAGAAACAATGAAGATATACGATGGGTTGAAGGGCGTGACTACTCTTATAATGAACTTATTAAGATGCAAGAGGTTACATGTAAAGCAGAAATTATGGATAGTGAAGATCCACTGTTTCTACTTTACACTTCCGGAAGTACAGGAAAACCAAAAGGTGTACAACATAATTCTGCAGGATATATACTGTGGGCACAGATGACAATGGAATGGGTGTTTGATGTTAAAGAAAACGATACTTTCTGGTGTACTGCAGATATAGGTTGGATTACAGGACATACTTATATAGTTTACGGTCCGCTTGCAATGGGTGCTACAACTGTAATGTTTGAAGGGGTACCGACTTATCCTGATGCTGGTCGTCCGTGGAAAATGGTAGAAGAGTATAAAATTAATCAATTCTATACTGCTCCTACTGCAATTCGTGTATTGCATAAAATGGGAGAACATGAACCGGCTAAGTATGATTTGAGTAGCTTGAAGGTACTTGGAACTGTTGGAGAACCTATTGACCCTCCTGCATGGAAATGGTATTATGAAGAGGTGGGTGGATCTAAGTGTGCTATTGTAGATACCTATTGGCAGACAGAAACAGGTGGACATATAGTTTCTCCTCTTCCTGGAGCAACACCAATCAAGCCAGGCTGTGCAACATTTCCATTGCCTGGAATTATGGGTGAGATTCTTGATCCTGCGACAGGAGAGAGAGTAGAAGTAGGCGAAACAGGATATATGTGTATAACAAAACCTTGGCCGTCAATGATTCGTGGTGTCTGGGGTGATGAAGAGCGATTTGTCAAATCTTATTTTGGTGATGTGCAAAAAGATGGCAAGCCTGTCTATTTTACAGGTGATGGTGCTGTTTATGATGAAGACGGTTATATTACGATTACTGGACGCACAGATGATGTTATCAATGTTAGTGGACATAGAATGGGTACAGCTGAAATAGAAGCAGCTATTAAAAAACATTCAAATGTTGCTGAGGTTGCTGTTGTTGGAAAACCGCATGAACTCAAAGGAGAGGGTATTTTTGCCTACATCGTTTTAAAAGATGACAAAGGCGTGGCTGATGAGGTTGAGGAGGCAAAAATTATTAACAATATCATTAAAAAAGAGATAGGAAATATCGCTATCTGTGATGATATGGTTTTTGCACCGGGACTTCCAAAAACAAGGAGCGGAAAAATTATGCGTCGTATTTTACGCGCTATTGCCAAAGGTGAGCCAATTACTCAGGATATTTCAACTCTTGAAGATCCAGGTATTGTTGAAAAAATTGAAACAATGGTAAAGTCTAAATAA
- a CDS encoding 3'-5' exonuclease yields the protein MFEQMKKKRNLSKLKDKSFSTLFEQNDEIVVFDTETTGLNPKEDEILSIGAVKIKDNKILTSHTFEVYLKNFGAIDAKSITIHGIRPCDLENAKEPLEGIKEFLNYIKGATLVGYYLEFDVAMINKYIKPVLGITLPNKMVEVSEIYFDKTIAMIPQANIDLRFDTILKKCNIPQMGVHNAVNDAIMTAMIYLKLTQEKIDVKNRKKTDF from the coding sequence ATGTTTGAACAGATGAAAAAAAAGAGAAATTTATCAAAACTCAAAGATAAATCTTTTTCTACTCTTTTTGAACAAAATGATGAAATTGTAGTTTTCGACACCGAAACCACGGGACTCAACCCAAAAGAAGATGAAATACTCTCTATAGGTGCAGTTAAGATTAAAGACAATAAAATACTGACATCACATACTTTTGAAGTTTATTTGAAAAACTTTGGAGCAATTGATGCAAAAAGTATAACAATACATGGAATTCGTCCATGTGACTTGGAGAATGCAAAAGAACCTTTGGAAGGAATTAAAGAGTTTTTGAATTATATCAAAGGTGCCACTTTGGTGGGGTACTATCTTGAGTTTGATGTTGCAATGATAAATAAATATATAAAGCCGGTACTTGGAATCACTTTGCCAAATAAAATGGTTGAAGTTTCTGAAATATATTTTGATAAAACAATTGCAATGATACCACAAGCTAATATTGATTTGCGTTTTGATACAATCTTGAAAAAATGTAATATTCCTCAAATGGGTGTGCATAATGCTGTAAATGATGCCATTATGACAGCAATGATATATTTAAAACTAACACAGGAGAAAATAGATGTCAAAAATAGAAAAAAAACCGATTTTTAA
- a CDS encoding putative nucleotidyltransferase substrate binding domain-containing protein, with the protein MSILDQKKLIESIHPFGLLSSEELSKLMQKIDIAYYPKETLLISKNLPSVAFYIIIKGYVSEYIDDTLHTVYGEGDSFDADALIYGTTQKRFVVSEDLICYEIQKDDFLELIQNKRIQEYFLQDFITRHQHLKEYSQQNQLTPFLVSQVKDIYLHAVCIVTQDTIIADALKEMKKLKATCILVRDENSYAIVTDTDLREKVLMGKYDVSDAIVHIASKNIITIEKSDFLFNALVLMTHNAIKRLVVKEGDKVIGILEQLDLLSYFANHSYLIAVQIDKAQNIDDLKEVQNGLKNLVTTLDSNGVKVRYISKLVATLNQKIYAKVFTMYVDESLQEKSALIIMGSEGREEQILKTDQDNALIIADDMDKELFVEPMHKLNKALLEIGFVKCEGNVMVSNAYWRRNLEDFKNEIDNWIASFKGNSLQNLSIFLDAKCVAGDCTLVNVAKDHLFAHFEKRDDVLAHLAKATLFFETPISLFSGFKLDKEHENKLDLKKGGIFAIVHGIRCLALENKIKKNNTIERIKELNNRGVFDKVFATELIESFDTLLSMRLKTMLYAKDQKDINYINPKDLDKTSRDLLKDSFQVVDKLKKFISFHFHLEMVS; encoded by the coding sequence ATGAGCATCTTAGACCAAAAAAAACTTATTGAGTCTATTCATCCTTTTGGCTTACTCAGTTCAGAAGAACTGAGTAAGCTGATGCAAAAAATCGACATTGCATACTACCCTAAAGAGACGCTGCTTATCAGCAAAAATCTTCCGTCTGTTGCTTTTTACATCATCATAAAAGGATATGTATCCGAGTATATTGATGATACACTACATACTGTTTATGGTGAAGGGGACAGTTTTGATGCGGATGCTTTGATTTACGGGACAACACAGAAGAGGTTTGTTGTCAGTGAAGATTTGATTTGCTATGAGATTCAAAAAGATGACTTTTTGGAATTGATACAAAACAAACGCATCCAAGAGTATTTTTTACAAGATTTTATTACACGCCATCAACATTTGAAAGAGTATTCACAGCAGAATCAATTAACTCCTTTTTTGGTATCTCAGGTAAAAGATATTTATCTTCATGCTGTTTGTATTGTTACACAAGATACAATAATAGCAGATGCTTTAAAAGAGATGAAAAAGCTTAAGGCTACATGTATTCTCGTACGGGATGAAAACAGCTACGCTATTGTTACGGATACGGACTTGAGAGAGAAGGTTTTGATGGGTAAATATGATGTGAGTGATGCCATTGTGCATATAGCATCTAAAAATATTATTACTATTGAAAAGAGTGACTTTTTATTTAATGCTTTGGTGCTTATGACGCATAATGCAATTAAACGCTTGGTTGTAAAAGAGGGTGATAAAGTTATCGGAATATTAGAACAGTTGGATTTGTTGAGTTATTTTGCAAACCATTCTTACCTGATTGCTGTGCAAATAGACAAAGCACAGAATATTGATGATTTAAAAGAGGTTCAAAATGGATTAAAAAATCTTGTAACAACACTTGATTCCAATGGTGTAAAAGTACGCTATATCAGCAAGCTTGTTGCAACACTCAACCAGAAAATATATGCAAAAGTGTTTACGATGTATGTTGATGAATCTCTGCAGGAGAAATCTGCTCTTATCATAATGGGTTCTGAGGGCAGAGAGGAACAGATACTCAAAACCGATCAAGACAATGCTCTGATTATTGCCGATGATATGGATAAAGAACTTTTTGTAGAGCCTATGCATAAACTCAACAAAGCACTTTTAGAAATAGGGTTTGTCAAGTGTGAGGGTAATGTTATGGTCTCTAATGCGTATTGGCGTCGTAATTTAGAGGATTTTAAAAATGAAATAGATAACTGGATAGCAAGTTTTAAAGGTAACAGTTTGCAAAACTTGAGTATATTTTTAGATGCAAAGTGTGTTGCGGGTGATTGTACTTTAGTGAATGTGGCAAAAGACCATCTTTTTGCACATTTTGAGAAGAGAGATGATGTTTTAGCCCATCTTGCCAAAGCAACACTTTTTTTCGAAACACCTATCTCTCTTTTTAGTGGTTTTAAGCTTGACAAAGAGCATGAAAACAAACTGGATTTGAAAAAAGGTGGCATATTTGCAATTGTTCACGGAATAAGATGTCTGGCGCTGGAGAATAAAATCAAAAAAAACAATACAATCGAACGTATCAAAGAGTTGAATAACCGAGGTGTTTTTGATAAAGTTTTTGCGACAGAACTTATAGAAAGTTTTGATACTCTATTGTCTATGAGGCTCAAAACAATGTTGTATGCAAAGGATCAAAAAGATATCAATTATATAAATCCAAAAGATTTGGATAAAACAAGCCGGGATTTGCTCAAAGATAGTTTTCAAGTGGTAGATAAACTGAAAAAGTTTATTAGTTTTCATTTTCATTTGGAAATGGTTTCATAA
- a CDS encoding cation acetate symporter, with protein sequence MFNRIFLFLIFGSIAVFASGTINGEIQKQPLNVPAIVMFVIFVGATLGITYWAAKRTKSAKDFYTAGGGITGLQNGMAIAGDYMSAASFLGISGLVYLKGYDGLIYSIGFLVGWPIILFIIAEPLRNLGKYTFADVASYRLRQKPIRILAAFGSVATVILYLIAQMVGSGKLIQLLFGLQYEVAVILVGVLMILYVTFGGMLATTWVQIIKAFLLLSGATFMAIAVMAHYDFSFGALFAHATELKGVEIMSPGGLVSDPVSAISLAIALMFGTAGLPHILMRFFTVSNAKEARKSVFYATGFIGYFYILTFIIGFGAIVMVYKNPQYLDLAKQAISGGFPILGGNNMAAIHLSHAVGGDFFLGFISAVAFATILAVVSGLTLAGASAISHDLYASVYKKGEVDGLKEMKVSKIATVVLGIVAIIMGIAFEKQNIAFVVGLAFAIAASANFPVLLLSMYWKKLTTRGAVIGGTLGLATAVILVILGPIVWVQIFGNAEAIFPYKYPALFSVTVAFIGIWFFSVTDKSEAAAQEMEAFEAQYIRSQTGIGAEGASEH encoded by the coding sequence ATGTTTAATAGAATATTTTTATTTTTAATTTTTGGAAGTATTGCGGTATTTGCTTCTGGAACTATCAACGGTGAGATTCAAAAACAGCCGCTAAATGTTCCGGCAATTGTTATGTTTGTTATTTTTGTCGGTGCAACTCTGGGTATCACATACTGGGCAGCCAAAAGAACAAAATCTGCGAAAGATTTCTACACAGCAGGTGGTGGCATTACAGGGCTACAAAATGGTATGGCCATAGCAGGTGATTATATGTCTGCGGCATCCTTTTTGGGAATTTCTGGGCTTGTTTATCTCAAAGGGTATGACGGGCTTATCTATTCTATTGGCTTTTTGGTCGGTTGGCCGATTATTCTTTTTATTATTGCGGAGCCTTTGAGAAATCTTGGAAAATATACTTTTGCGGATGTTGCTTCGTACAGATTGCGCCAAAAACCTATTCGAATACTGGCTGCATTTGGTTCTGTTGCTACAGTGATTCTTTATCTAATTGCCCAAATGGTGGGATCAGGAAAACTGATACAGCTTTTGTTTGGTCTGCAGTATGAAGTAGCGGTTATTTTGGTTGGTGTTTTAATGATTCTTTATGTCACTTTTGGCGGGATGCTTGCAACAACCTGGGTACAGATAATTAAAGCATTCTTACTGCTTTCAGGGGCTACTTTTATGGCTATTGCCGTAATGGCACATTATGATTTCAGCTTTGGAGCATTGTTTGCTCATGCAACAGAGTTAAAAGGTGTAGAAATTATGTCTCCGGGCGGACTTGTTTCAGACCCTGTTTCTGCAATATCTTTGGCAATAGCTCTGATGTTTGGTACAGCGGGTCTGCCGCATATTTTGATGCGGTTCTTTACAGTAAGCAATGCGAAAGAGGCCCGTAAATCAGTCTTTTATGCGACAGGTTTTATCGGCTATTTTTATATACTGACATTCATCATCGGTTTTGGTGCGATTGTGATGGTGTATAAAAACCCTCAGTATCTGGATCTGGCAAAACAGGCCATAAGCGGTGGATTTCCAATTCTTGGTGGAAACAACATGGCTGCAATTCACTTGTCTCATGCAGTTGGTGGTGATTTCTTTCTTGGATTTATCTCTGCTGTGGCATTTGCAACAATTTTGGCCGTTGTTTCGGGTCTGACACTAGCCGGTGCTTCTGCAATATCACATGATTTATATGCTTCTGTGTATAAAAAAGGTGAAGTTGATGGGCTCAAAGAGATGAAAGTATCAAAAATTGCCACTGTTGTACTGGGGATTGTTGCTATTATTATGGGAATAGCATTTGAAAAGCAAAATATTGCTTTTGTTGTCGGGCTTGCGTTTGCAATAGCAGCCTCTGCCAACTTTCCGGTACTTTTACTCTCTATGTACTGGAAAAAGCTTACGACGCGTGGTGCTGTGATTGGTGGAACATTAGGATTGGCTACGGCTGTTATACTTGTTATTCTTGGTCCGATTGTCTGGGTACAGATTTTTGGCAATGCCGAAGCGATTTTTCCATATAAATACCCGGCACTCTTTTCTGTGACTGTTGCCTTTATCGGTATCTGGTTTTTCTCAGTAACTGACAAATCAGAGGCTGCAGCACAAGAGATGGAGGCTTTTGAAGCACAATACATTAGAAGCCAGACCGGTATTGGTGCCGAGGGTGCATCTGAGCATTAA
- a CDS encoding DUF485 domain-containing protein, with amino-acid sequence MTKEQIQQIKADPDYQKLVKTRQGFALKLTVAMLVVYFAFILTIAFDPATLAVPLSSKTVTTIGIPIGMAVIVFAFILTGIYTKRANGQFDDLANKVKNKLKDRLDV; translated from the coding sequence ATGACCAAAGAACAGATACAACAGATAAAAGCAGATCCTGATTATCAAAAGCTTGTAAAAACAAGACAGGGGTTTGCTCTGAAATTAACTGTAGCGATGCTTGTAGTCTATTTTGCATTTATACTGACAATAGCTTTTGACCCTGCAACACTGGCTGTACCTCTTTCGAGTAAAACCGTAACAACAATAGGCATTCCCATTGGAATGGCTGTAATCGTTTTTGCTTTTATATTGACAGGTATATATACAAAAAGAGCCAACGGTCAGTTTGATGACTTGGCAAACAAAGTAAAAAACAAATTAAAGGATCGCTTAGATGTTTAA